The genome window CCCAAAATCATAAACTTTGAATCCTGGCTCCGCCTTTGCATCATGTAGTATTGATTAGGGTTTATTCTTGAATCTTGATCATTAGGGGTGCTTATCAGGCGGATTGGCCAGATATTTATactaacggtttggcttatcaaTTATCGGTTTAAAAATATAGTAATTCGCTAGCCAACCAATAAGACATTGGACAGATTGGTATCGAATTAGGGATTATCGGACGGTTTATCATATTAGCAATTAAGAAAAAATTTAGAGTAAGCATTACATCTGCATTGACTTGGCAATGATTCTAGATGAAGTAAATGAGGCCCTTTATATTGAAAACTGAATTGACTGAGTAAGACTAGAAAatagaaattgaaccacaataaAAGCGCTCTTCAAAGCTGAACTAATTAAGTAAAGCTAAAATTTCTTGACTTTGCTTTGTCTTTGAAAATCAAATTCATTCAAAGCTGGAGTGGGTGTAGTATTTGGGCAACGAGATACTTGTATATACGGAAGTAGCTGACTAGCAGTACTACTCTGCCCCAACTAACTTGAATCCAATCCTACATCAAGGTCTATATATGTTACCAGATCATTACGGGTTCCATATACCTTGGACCGACCAataaatattactccctccgttctagtttatgtgaatttatttcctttttggtccgttctaaaaagaatgaccctttctctaaatttggaaataatttagcttaaacttataattctacccttaacgagaaacttttataaccacacaaatactctggcccCTTTTTGATTTGTCtaggaccacaaattttaaaagtcttcattttttcttaaactccgtgtccggtcaaacatgttcacataaattggaacggagggagtactactttatataaataagggtaaaagtataaatataaaaattcttaacgggttaacggtttatcaTATAAGGAAAATGAATAATCCGCCCTcaaccgttaagccgttaattataaaattttaattaattcacCAATCATTACCccgataacccgataccaataagtcaATAAACCGTTTTTACAATTACGGTTCGATCTTGAACAACCTATTGATCATCAACTACCCCTTCATTCCCAGCTAGCATCAAGTACTTGTCCCTTCTTGTAAGATTAGTGCATTCAAATCCCAATGCAGCAGCCAGTTGCCTCTGTATATAATTAGCCACCTCATGGCTAGACTTTCCACCAGCACAAGTCAACTCTTTGGGCACTTTTCCAAGAATCTCAACAGTGTAAGAAGGTCTTGGATTCATCAAAAAGAAAATAGGGTCCAAACATTTGAGTCCACTAGCAGTAGTCCCATAAAACATGCTCACATTTGTGTTCATAGCCACAGGTACAATCTCATCAGCTAATTCTGCAAACAAAGAGCTGAACCTTAAAAGATATGGCTCCCTGCATGTGGTTCCTTCTGGGCAAACCACTAAGTCACCTGTAAGATAATACAAATAACACACAAAATAAGAAGAAAGTCTCGAGGCATGAAAAAAACTACAGCACATTGCATATCCAGCTACTGTATGTTGACACTTTACTTTATTACATCTCATGAAAAACATAGGTATATTTATAGAGATGAAAGAAAGTTATTCGAAATAGTCATCTTATTTAATGAATACAGATGTCTTTTAAGTTTATATTTAAATAAAACATAATGTACCAAACCTTTTACTCCATAAAGTCATCAAACTCATTTTAACCTTTAGATATGGGACAATCCCACTTCAAATTTATTACTACAAAGTATTCCCTCCGTTTTATTTTATATTGCGGTGTGTGAATACaaattaagaaagaaagaaagacagCCTTTTGGTTTTAAACATACCATGACCATTCTATGACTATTATAATAGTATGTCagtaaaaacaaaacagaaagtctAAAGGTAtcagaataaaaagaaaaagagtggTATCATACTATAAAATAGACAGCGAGGAGTATCTTAGATCACCTTCACTCAGAAATCTCTTCATGGCCTCAGCATCTTTGTTTCTTGATCTTGTCAATCTCACAGTTTTTATAGGAGCAAGAATCTCAGCCATTTTGCTTAAGCTGTAAGTCACTGCAGTCAAAGGTTTTCCCAAGGACGTACAAAGGAAAAGAGGGTCTAAAAGGGTCCTATGAGTGCAAACATAGAGAACTCCTTTCCCATTTTCTGATGTTAGAGGATCAGTGCCCTTTAATCTGAGCTTCATACCACTTAAAGTGCACAAGAAAATGGTTATATTGTAAGGCAAGTATATCCCAATGAAGACTCTGACGATTGCTAGTAATATTCCAATTGGAAGCCACATGAACATGGTTAATGTTGCAAGAGGAGTGGGAAGAAAAACTAGCCTTCCATCATGAAACACTACAGGCTTTGGGTATTTCTCTCTTGGCAATACTGAGCTGGTTGTTTCCTCTTTGTTGACCACATAAGCTTGCTGTTCAAATTAAATGGCAGTTCAGTATGTAGTTTCTAAATTTATTTCCAAAATTTTGAAAATGCTATGTCTGAATTCACATCTAAACTAGTCAGTTTGACTCTCGTACTCCGAAAAAAGTTCACATAATTTGGAACATTAAAGAGTCAAGAAGTTTTTACCTACAAAAGAAACAACTATTTTAACTATTACAAGTTTACAACGAAGGAATTTATTGATAAATGAAATGTAAGGTAGACGGAAAATAGACAATAGTGACGAGCATACCCTGCAAAGGGAGATAAAAGGGCGATCAAGAAAACTTGAAGTTCCAATTCCAATATCTGGCTTCTTTTCCCCAAAGAATTCATTGATTGCTCTATGCTTTATAAGTATCCCTGAACTTGATACTAATCCAGTAAAATAGCTCCCAACAGTGTGCAACTCTGTTCCTTTAACACAATCAACACTTAAATACTCCTTAAGAAAACCTTCCACCATAAGTCTAGGCACACTTGTGAAAACCACTTTAGACCCTGCTGATATTAATACCTCGTAAACATGAACAtttaaattttcaagaaaaaactTAGGCAAAACAGCTCTTCCAACACTGTCCATATCCATTAATCTTAGCCCACAGAATGTAATAAAGATCATAACTCTTAACTTGAGTTCATAATCAAGAACCAATAAAAGGGGACTTGATAGAAGTAAGAAGAAGGCTCTGAAAATGCTACCACCTTCAAAAGCAACTAACATGAAATATGGAAAGAAAGATTCAGATCTAAGAAGTGTGCCCTGAATGTCACATGCAACTGTTTTTGATTTTCTTCCATGTATATTACACTCCCTTAAACTAGGGTACAAAGGAATTGGATGGGATGATCTAAAAGATGatgagtttttgaaaaagaaaccAGAGTTTTTAACCTTCATTGCAGCTATGTAACATGAGTTTGCCAAAAGTATGTACAGTACTACCATTGGGAAAACCATGTTTTTCACTACCATTGGGAAAACCATATTTTTCACTGGCAATGTCATTGAAGATGAATAATGGAAAGAGAAGAGAAAGAGAGGGAGGGAGAGAAAGAAGGGCAAATTGgaagatatgaagaaaataggaagAATTTATATGATTGGGAAATTGACGCATATATACCAGTCAGCAGTTCTTGGCACCAAATTAGTCAAGAATTAGGTGCGGCAACAATTGGCATTCTGCTAGCCAACTCTTCCAAAAGAGACGAAAGAATCAAGGAATTGAATATTCTCACCCAGATTTCACTCAATTGAAGGATTGTGGGAGGTGTTCATAACACGCAGCGAAGACAATAATAATTCTAGGAAGATCTTTTCGTGttgtaaaatttatttacatgtcaaagtTGAACTTTAGAAAAATAATTCCAAGGAAGAATTAAAATGGTGTTATGTGGACTTTGAATTAGTCTCcttattaatatttaatatatattccatatataaataaatattaattataagtaccaaatatatatatcacacatatatatatttcaatcaagagatataatttaattttctattccaaatagaaaaatttaatttgttcacaatattaattatattctctgtgctagcaaagaatataacaatattttatttgtactaataactaaatttatttgactaaattaaattctttaatttaattatcaaataataaagtaattcatcctttagcaaagatcagaacactcgttagtgtgcgacctcATAGGTGCAATACTAaaccggtagtaaattgatcacgtcaatatactaatcaagggtggcatCTAGCAACACTCCTCAACGACCGGATAGCATAAGTatataatttactctcaagaacctgtAGAAGAATAATGCATTAATCCCTTATGTCCTTATAGCTgtgggtcaccctaggatatggttcaactgtcaaatcctaataggcgaccaactatgtgttcatgtaaaaaataatcgaccattgaacgacctaagaaactcttttctacTTGCATTCAAtcgccctggccaaggtcttaatttggtcggtTATAATTCATAACAagatggagcttaaactcattaccaagagctgacagattccatcttgatcaatcactaattctacaagtatgtaatcgtacccaatatcctttcaactatcgccgtagggccataggtgtctaatgtcaaagcacaataaataacttgtcaattactatgatgatatcaagtcaaaggaaactcttacatcacattcttcaagagaatatcctattgatagtttatggtaattctaaccattaggaattatccaataaatcggttcaatgatcatatctctatatacATCATCTATTgatgtgatttagttaatgagatcaactaatctttatcccataaagacgatgacataaatattgatctaatcGGATTACCAatatccaaattaataatcctatgatcaagaacaaatttagattaaattataagaaacttcaCTCTCATTATCATAATCTCCATCACGATGACAAATcccaaaatttaatcaaggacgttatcaaattaatcaagcaattaataataagtatgataaaagaatatcaaatgccatatatttttatatcaaataacattcacaaaaatatgttcaaatcatcaaatatgagattggatctgTGGCATATTTAATATAtccctaacaatctcccacttgcacTAGAGCCAATCGCTCTTGTATTTCATTCCCAATTTTCACTTGTGCTTGTCAAACTCCTTTTCTCCAAGAGCTTTAGTGAATTGGTCTACAACATTTTCCTTTCCATCAACTTTTTAAATCTCGACATCTCCACGTTCAATGATCTCTCTTATCAAGTGATACATTCGCAGAACGTGTTTGGATTTTTAATGTGATCTTGGTTCTTTTTGCTTGAGCAATGGCTCCAGTATTGTCACACAACAATGGAACTGCACCTTCTATTGAAGGAACCACACCAAGTTCAGTTAAGAACTTTTTCATCCATACAGCTTCCTTAGCAGCTTCACCAGCTGCTATATATTTTGCGTCAGTCACTAAATCAGCTATTATAGCTTGTTCGGAACTTTTCCAACTCAGTGCACCACCATTTAAGGTGAATACATAATCAGAAATAGATTTGTTATCATCTCTATCTGAAGAGAAACTTGCATTAGTGTAACCTTCAAGTTTCAACTCAGAATCTCCATAAATGAGGAATTGTTCTTTAgtccttcttaagtacttaagaatggtCTTCACCACCTTCCAATGTTCCTCACCAGGATTTGCCTGATATCGGCTAGTCACTCCAAGTGCATAAGCCACATCAGGATGTGTACATGTTATGGTATACATGATAGCTCCCACTGCACTAGCGTATGGGATCGTACTCATGTGTTCTCTCTCTTCAGGTGTTTTAGGACAATTCACCCTAATTCCAGTGCCTATCGGTAGATAGCCTCTTTTGGAATTATCCATGCTATACCTTTTCAAAATGGTATCAATGTACAAAGACTGGGAAATTCCAAGTCGTTTCCTCGATTTATCTCTATAGATCTTTATTCCTAATATATAAGCTGTTTttcccaagtctttcatggagAAGTGTTCAGATAGATAAATCTTGGTACTTTGCAGTGCCGGTATGTCATTCCCTATgagcaatatatcatcaacatacaacACTAAGAATATAATTATGCTCCCACTAACCTTTTTGTACACACAAAGTTCTTCTTCGCATctaacaaaattgaacttttcaattgtcttgttaaagcGAATATTTCAACTTCGAGAAGCTTACTTTAGTCCATAAATGGATCTTTGTAGCATGCAAATTTTATTATGATGAGATGGAGATGTGAAACCTTCAGGTTGTGTCATGTACACATCCTCTTCTAGCTCACCATTAAGGAAAGTtgttttcacatccatttgccatatTTCATAACCATAGTATGCTGCTATAGCAAGCaaaatccgaattgatttgagcattaccacgggagagaaagtctcGTCATAGTCGACTCCTTCGTTCTGATGATATCCCTTGGCAACGAGACGGGCTCTGTAGGTCTCCACCTTTCCGTGTGCTCCAATCGTTTTCTTAAAAACTCATTTACAAGCTATAGGTTTTATatcctttgaaggttcaactaaagtccatactttattttccttcatgaattccatttcggattccatggccttttgccatttctcataattagaactttgtatagcctcttcataggtcttagggtcatcattattatcatcaatctcatttgatacatcatcttgtaccattagatttaatctagttggtacatgacgttctcgtgtagaccttctaagaGGTGTTTGTACAACTTGTTCACATTGTGCTGGATTTGGTTGTTGTTCAATTTGGTGTGGAACTGGTTCATTAACCTGTTCTTGAACTACATTTAGTTCTTGAACTTCAACCGTTGAAGATGGCAatttccttgtcaacttcaaaacaTCCAATAAAGGTTCTTTAACTTATGTCTCATGATCTTGATTTTGTGTTGATTCATTAGTTTCTTGAACATCATCAAATTCTATTTCTCCACTATAATTTCCTTCCAAAATAAATTCCCTTTCCAAAAAGGTTACTCCTCTAGCCACAAACACTTTATGGTCAGAAGAGTGATAGAAATAATATCTCATTGTTTATTTGGGATACGCAATGATCCTACACTTATCAGATCTTGAGTCAAGTTTATCACACTGTAGTCTCTTAACATAAGCTGGACAACCCTAAACTTTAATGTGTTTAAGGTTAGGCTTACGTCCTTTTCATATCTCATATGGTGTTGTAGAGACTGACTTAGTGGGAACTTTGTTAAATAAGTATGTTGCTTCTTCCAAAGCATATCCCCATAAATTTATTGGAAGATCAGTTAACCCCATCATAGATCTCACCATATCTAATAAGGTTCGATTTATCCTTTCAGACACACAATTGTGCTGTGGTGTTCCTGGAGGTATCCACTGCGAGAAAATCCCATTCTCTTTGAGATACCTAGTAAAATCTTCACTaagatattctccacctctatctgACCTTAGTACTTTCATACTTTTACCAGTCTGTTTCTCAACTTCACTACGAAaccttttgaacatttcaaaaAATTCAGATGTGTGTTTCATAAAATACACAAATTCATATCTTGACATATCATCAGTGAAGGTGATGAAGTAAAAATATCCACCTCTAGCTTGAATTTTCATGGGCCCACAAACATCTGTATGAATTAGTCCCAATAATTCATATGTTGTTTCTCCACTTCCGGTAAATGGAGATTTTGTCAATTTTCCTTTGAGACAAGATTCACAAGTTAgatatgattcaaaatcatacttATCAATGTACTCTTccttgtacaacttgttaattcttttctGTCCAATATGATGAAGCCTATAATGCCAAATGTATGTATGATTTACTTGATCATCTCTTTTCCTTTTAAGACTAGAAACATGCATAATCGAATTAGCATTCACATTAGGTAAAACATAAACATCATGTTGGAGATAGCCATTCACATATAAATCATCACCATAATAAATAGAGCAAATACCATTGCATATGTTAATGTGAAACCCACGTTTGTCCAACATAGAAGCTGAAATTATGTTCGAAACAAATTTAAGAACATAATAACAATCATCTAGCATAATTACTTTGCCCGAaggcattattaaagaaattgatccTACAACTATGACTGCAACCTTTGCACCATTTCCAACTTGTAGATTAACTTCTCCTTTCTTTAGTCTCCTACTTATCTTGAACCCTTGCAACATATTGCAGATGTTATAACCACTGGCAGTATCTAATACCCATATTGAAAAATTAGTAGTAGCTAAAGAAACCTTGAAAACATTTTTCATTAATGTCTCACCTTGTCTCTTGTCCTTTAGAGTTGCAAGATACTCCTTGCAGTTTCTCTTCCAATGCCATTTCTTCTTCCGGTAAAAACATTCGACATCATTTACTGACTGCAAGATCAAATCTTCAAAAATCTCTTTACCAAGCTTGTACCCTAACTTCTCTATGTTCTCGATAAGAACAATCACATGATTGACAAGGG of Nicotiana tomentosiformis chromosome 7, ASM39032v3, whole genome shotgun sequence contains these proteins:
- the LOC104087087 gene encoding glycerol-3-phosphate acyltransferase 1-like → MTLPVKNMVFPMVVKNMVFPMVVLYILLANSCYIAAMKVKNSGFFFKNSSSFRSSHPIPLYPSLRECNIHGRKSKTVACDIQGTLLRSESFFPYFMLVAFEGGSIFRAFFLLLSSPLLLVLDYELKLRVMIFITFCGLRLMDMDSVGRAVLPKFFLENLNVHVYEVLISAGSKVVFTSVPRLMVEGFLKEYLSVDCVKGTELHTVGSYFTGLVSSSGILIKHRAINEFFGEKKPDIGIGTSSFLDRPFISLCRQAYVVNKEETTSSVLPREKYPKPVVFHDGRLVFLPTPLATLTMFMWLPIGILLAIVRVFIGIYLPYNITIFLCTLSGMKLRLKGTDPLTSENGKGVLYVCTHRTLLDPLFLCTSLGKPLTAVTYSLSKMAEILAPIKTVRLTRSRNKDAEAMKRFLSEGDLVVCPEGTTCREPYLLRFSSLFAELADEIVPVAMNTNVSMFYGTTASGLKCLDPIFFLMNPRPSYTVEILGKVPKELTCAGGKSSHEVANYIQRQLAAALGFECTNLTRRDKYLMLAGNEGVVDDQ